The Actinomycetota bacterium genome contains the following window.
CCTGGCCTATGCGGTGGAGCGCAAGCGCTACGAGGAGGCGCTGCACGAGAGCGAGGCGCGCTACCGTTTCCTCTTCAACATGGGCAACGACACCCTCTTCATCCACTCCGTGTCGCCGCGGGGCATGCCCGGGCGCTTCGTGGAGGTGAACGACATAGCCTGCGAGCGTCTGGGCTATACCCGGGAGGAGTTACTGCAGCTTTCCCCTGCCGACATCGAGGATCCAGAGGACCCGGCCATGATCCTGGAGATGATGCGGACATTGCTGGAGGAAAAGAAAGTGCTTTACGAGACGGTGTACTTGGCCCGGGACGGCAAACGGATTCCGGTGGAGGTCAACAGCCATCTCTTCGAGTTCGAGGGCGTACCGGCCGTCTACTCCGTCGCCCGGGATATCACGGAACGCAAGCGGGTCCAGGAGAGGATGGAACGACTCACCGGGTGCTTCCTCAAGCTCGGGCCCGATGTCATCGAGAACATGGAGACCATAGTGCGGGCAGGCAGCGAGATCCTGGAGGCCACCTGTACGGGATACGGACGTCTGCAGCGGGGTACCTTCTCCTGCCTGAGCGATTTACCCGGTGAGGAGGGGCTGATCATCACCGATACACCGAATATCTACATGTGCTACCGGATCATCACCGCGGCGGTCAGGAAAGCGGTGGTATACGAGGACCTTCGCGGTTTGCCCCATGCCCGGGAGGACCCCGTCATCCGCGCACACGGCTTTTTGTCCTGCCTGGTTTATCCCGTTATCATGGGCGAACAGGTCATCGGATGCCTCTGCGTCTTCGATCGCGTGGTGCGGCGCTTCAGCAGCGAGGAGGTTGAGATAGCGGGCCTACTGGCACGCATGCTGGTCATCGAGGAGGAGAGGCTGGCCCGCGAGGAGGGCTTGAAGGACTTCATCGACATCGCCTCCCACGAGCTGCGCCATCCAATCACCATCATGAAAGGATACGCGG
Protein-coding sequences here:
- a CDS encoding ATP-binding protein — translated: MKVLLVEDNPGDVRLIREMLAEAGGHAFELLGATTLKEGLECLTRGCDAVLLDLGLPDSRGLDTLRGVVSTYPRVPVVVLTGLRDREMGLAAVREGAQDYLFKERVDGELLSRSLAYAVERKRYEEALHESEARYRFLFNMGNDTLFIHSVSPRGMPGRFVEVNDIACERLGYTREELLQLSPADIEDPEDPAMILEMMRTLLEEKKVLYETVYLARDGKRIPVEVNSHLFEFEGVPAVYSVARDITERKRVQERMERLTGCFLKLGPDVIENMETIVRAGSEILEATCTGYGRLQRGTFSCLSDLPGEEGLIITDTPNIYMCYRIITAAVRKAVVYEDLRGLPHAREDPVIRAHGFLSCLVYPVIMGEQVIGCLCVFDRVVRRFSSEEVEIAGLLARMLVIEEERLAREEGLKDFIDIASHELRHPITIMKGYAVTLRQMWDRLDEGTRVQVLNSIEAGADRLNKLGKELLDVSRIERGRFTVEAKELDLTPLLAQAVGEMEARGTGNAFTIHLPERAYLILAEKEKMHQLLVVLLENAVKYSPPGSPVEVWIEEEGDEVVVAVMDRGPGIQEEHLDIIFERFGQVDDALHHSAPGMGMGLYIARQIAEGHGGRIWYEPRDGGGSVFRFSVKAREAGEKIR